One segment of Anatilimnocola aggregata DNA contains the following:
- a CDS encoding TIGR01212 family radical SAM protein (This family includes YhcC from E. coli K-12, an uncharacterized radical SAM protein.) gives MPASSFDWRGAGLRYFSYNRFLKHKFGCRVQKVSLDAGFTCPNVDGSITTGGCTFCDNRSFSPSRRIKRLDILDQVSDGIRRLKIRYDCDTFIAYFQPATNTYGKLERLREVYYRALEHPQVVGMAIGTRPDCVPNEVLDLLEEVAGKTYLAVEYGVQTIHDRSLEWMNRGHGYACFPDAMARSRGRGFEICAHIMLGLPGESHDDMLATAREIARQQPDSVKIHNLYAVKKTELADQVARGEVQLMERAEYVRTLVDFLELLPPTMIVERVSGDAPPDYLIGPNWCLDKPGLLNALEQEFKTRDTWQGKLWQPT, from the coding sequence ATGCCCGCCAGCTCGTTCGATTGGCGGGGAGCGGGGCTGCGATACTTCAGCTACAACCGCTTTTTGAAGCACAAATTCGGCTGCCGCGTGCAAAAGGTCAGTCTCGACGCGGGCTTTACCTGCCCGAATGTCGATGGCAGCATTACCACCGGCGGCTGCACATTTTGCGATAATCGCAGCTTCAGCCCCAGCCGGCGAATCAAGCGTCTGGACATTCTCGACCAGGTGAGCGACGGCATTCGCCGCCTCAAAATCCGCTACGACTGCGATACGTTCATCGCCTATTTTCAGCCAGCCACCAATACTTACGGCAAGCTTGAGCGCCTGCGCGAAGTCTATTACCGGGCACTCGAACATCCCCAGGTAGTCGGCATGGCCATCGGCACGCGGCCCGACTGTGTGCCCAACGAGGTGCTCGACTTGCTAGAAGAAGTCGCCGGGAAAACCTATCTGGCCGTGGAATATGGCGTCCAAACCATTCACGACCGCTCGCTCGAATGGATGAACCGGGGGCACGGCTACGCTTGCTTTCCGGATGCAATGGCCCGCAGCCGAGGCCGCGGCTTCGAAATTTGTGCCCACATCATGCTCGGTCTGCCTGGCGAATCGCACGACGATATGCTTGCCACGGCCCGGGAGATTGCCCGGCAACAGCCCGATTCGGTCAAAATCCACAATCTGTATGCCGTCAAAAAAACGGAACTCGCCGACCAGGTGGCGCGGGGCGAGGTGCAACTGATGGAGCGAGCCGAATACGTTCGCACCCTCGTCGATTTTCTCGAACTACTGCCGCCGACCATGATTGTCGAACGGGTCAGTGGCGATGCCCCGCCCGATTATCTCATTGGCCCCAATTGGTGCCTCGATAAGCCCGGCCTGCTGAACGCCCTGGAGCAAGAATTCAAAACCCGCGATACCTGGCAAGGAAAACTCTGGCAGCCAACCTAA